Genomic segment of Drosophila simulans strain w501 chromosome 2R, Prin_Dsim_3.1, whole genome shotgun sequence:
AGTTGATTAAAGTTATATGATGATTTAATCAAGTAATATGGGAGATGCAAGAAAATCTCACTTCCTTAAAGTTGTTTCTTGTTgttattaacaaatatataataaattggTTAATATAGTTAATGAATAAGGACGAGAATACTGCAAGTTTCTGGCCGAAAGGGTGTTTTATGGACGGTTTGTACCCCAAATTCAACCAGCATTCCTTGTTTATTCTTTTATCGGTCTTTGCGCGGCAAGTGCGCTGCAATTGTGAGGCAGTTATAGATACGGATATCTGTCTAAGCACACGTACGCGTGTGGCTGTGTGGATGTGTGCGTGGGCGGTTgaaagtgcgtgtgtgtgtgtggttgtgtgcGTGTTTTTGGGGAGGCATTCgtgcgtgtttgtttgtttggccgcCTCATGCGCTTAGGTCTTTCTATTGAAATTATTTCTATCGATGTGTTTCGTGCGGCGGGCGGGGggttaaattgttttgaagCACGcataaattatggaaaattgttgaatatACATAATTTATGGCTGGCAATATCAGAGTAATTCAATAAAAGGTCTGggctaaattatttatgttccAGCTTGATCCCGATCGAGAACCTCAAAAAGTGCCCATCTTTGGGGTTTTCCAGCCAAAAAGAGACACaacaaaaattcataaatttgtaGCTTTGTAGCCGGCAGTGGCAATAATTCAATTGGAAagtcaataatttattttctgacCAGAGTGTCGAGAGTGaaattaaatctaaatttcaATTGCCTTAACTTTGGAAATAACTCatcgatttgtttgttttggctgtGCTCCATTGTGGTTTTACTATCCAGCCCGTTCCACTGCCCCTTCGGTTTTTCCGTCccgcattttcctttttccatatCGGATCCCGGAGGCTGCTCACGCCCGGGCCATAAAACTTTTATATCAACTTATGTACACTTACAACGGCCATTATAACGCATTAAACATAAACGCTGTTTCATGGACCTTCCCGCTCCCTACCCTCCCTTCAGCTATCTAATTGCCAATGTCggcaactcacacacactttgGGCTTTGGACTTTGGACTCTGGACTCCGACGGCCATGGCCTTCGGAAAAGCTAAGGGGGCGGTAATAAATCATTGGCGATGACTGCTGCAGCAACCTCATtgaacattaaaataattgcaaagcaCAACTTGGCCAATGATTGCGCCCTGCGAGTTCattaatgataattaaaaaagtttgtCCATCAGCAGCCGGCGAAAGGCGGCAGTTCATTAGATGGATGGAGGCTGTGTCAAAGCTGTGTCGGCAATCGGTTTTAGCCCGGCTTACAAGCCTTACTAACGCTTCCGGAACAGCTGGTTGCAGGCCTTTAggccaaatgcaattgcatCTCCACTTCGATTGCAGAAGTCATATTTCACGAgcccaaaagtaggcaacatcCAATTGGGGCTTGATTCCCCGGTCCTTCAGCCTCCTTCTCCAGCGCAGCTGCTTTCTGCCAAAtgtaaacaaacattttccacacacattTCGGTTGGGTAGCGGATGCGGGGCGATTTTCCTGGAAGTGAAATGCACGTGCAGATTAACAGAGCGCGGAAAACCGTGCGCAGACTCACCAAAAATGGCAGAGAGCCTGTGTGTTGAGTTTTCCAAGCCGAGCCAAGTTAGCATTGAAAAGCCATTGTTCAGTTTCGCAGCCAGTCAGTTCGTTCGCGTTTTCCGTCGCAAAAGCCTGTGCGAATCCAGTGTTTTTCCGGGCTTTAACGGTACAATTCCCAAAAGTCGTAAGAAGTGAGAAATGGCTGCGGCTTCCGAAAGTGTTTGAGAACATTAAAAGCGTTTACGAGCAGCCCAAAAACTTTGGACTCGAAAGTGATTTGTGAAATACGTTAACTAAATGAAATCACTAGCATTGAATAGTGCCAAAAGATACATATCGGAGTTTTGTTTACCTCTGGCACTGCGGCACTGAATGGCTTTGACATTGGCGCCACATTTGCATCCGGGCAGGTGTAAATATTCATTTCTGTAGCTGGCAAAGTTGCTGCCTGCTTTTAGCATAATTAAGCGCATCACCACGcccccgccgccgccgacgccGCCCCTGACATTCGCAAAGGACTCGAGGTGGACAAAAAACTTGGCCAGAGCCTTGAAACTTTGAAGAGCAGCCGCCAGTCAAAGCAGCTTTAAGGTCCTGTTTTGTATTTGCCCCTCACATCCGTAGGATCCGAAGGGCAGGCAAACTGCATGGTAAGCGAAGAGCACCTTGTGCTGCAGCCCTTCTTTGTTTTGCCCAAGTTAGCAGCTTGTTTTAGTTCGTTAATTGAAGCCCTGGGAGGAGTAggaaaaacttaaattgaatACCGCACTTGCCGCACTTAATTATGCAGTGCACGGGCCTTGGGAATTCATCTATCCCCTtctcaaaaaaagaaaagaccCAAATTCAGTGCGGATTATTGGGGCATGCCTCAGAAGTCAATCCGCAGCACTGATACTCCAGCTTTCCCTAACAAATCTCCCAACTACAGAAGTAATCTCTCTATCACAATTTCCCTGTTCCTTGCCTCGCTTCaaaatcgaaacgaaactTGAATGGCTTAAGTGATTTAGCAACTCGATCGCATTCGTTTGCGCATTTCGATGCCAGAGCAGTGAGAAAAAATagtacaaaaataaaagcatgaaatattttactaaATTTAGTTCGTTTTGGGTAACCTGTCTGCTGGTTTTGTGtcaatgcaattttaatcTGATTTAAAATTCGTGATACTGTGTTTTCTGAACTATTGAGTAAACCAATCTAGATGTTAGTGCTCTTTATTAATGTaaattgtgtttgcttttatcatataaaataaaagtattaatGGCACTTTTAAAGTTACAACTTTTATTTCCCTAAATTGCTGAATAAGTGCACTATTTTTCTCAAAGTGTATTAACTGACACGATTTTTTCCTATATCGGATACGGGTCGGGATTCGTTGCCTACTTTCGGGCACtgggaaaaactttttaagTGCCAAAGCAAAAGGCGCCGAATGccgaattaaattaaaaatgggaAGGCAAAAGAAGTGGAATATCGGCTCGTGTGCAAATAACAGAGCAGGGAACCCGgcttcaaattcaatttgaggaGTATACTCTCCGCTTTCCCTTTCCTTTGCCACCATCTCCTCCGCTCGATCCCTAAGAACTCCTGCCCTGCCAACAATAGTTAAGCGGAAATGTAAGTCCCTGGGGGCAAAGGCATCACGGAGCCTTGGAAGTGTGTCAAAGTACGTAAAGCTGAGACGAAGGAatcaatcgaatcgaattggaTGGATTCGCAAGGAAGTGGCGACGAAGGCGTAGCGAAAACCAAACAGCCacgggccataaaaatgggCCAAAATGAGCGGGTGAGACGtcaaaagaaattgaaatggaactCAAGCAAAAACTACTTTGTTTGCGATTAGCACTTGGCCGGATTATGGGCCAGAGGGAAGATGGTGGCCTCCACTCGAAGGACTGCCAGTATGGCGGGCGTTTGTCGAGAGGAAATGAAATGTGTGTCAATATATTGATTGAATAATGGTCTACATATTGACAAACAACTCAAAAGGCACTCGACAGTGCCAGACTAGAGACGACGACGCTCAGTCAGCCGGAAGAGGGGGACGTAACGCTGGCAGCCTAGGGGGCACAGGAAACGGAAGttacgcacacacgcacactcatactcgcacactcacacaatcacacccacacactcacatgcgAAGCTGTCGAATCGGCAAATGCAAAGTGAGACATCAAAAGCATTTCGAGTGCCTCGTCATCAATGTAAAGCAGCTGCTGGCATCCCAGCAATATTCGGACGGAGATATAGACCTCGATCCCCAAAGACGGCGGCAAGATGCTCCCTAGacggaaaagggggcgtgttGGGTAACACGTGTTCCTTTAATTAGATAAAGTTTGTTTGCATTACAAACATACTGGCAGCAATTTGCCACTGTGCTCAGTTGTCGATGGCaacgatgctgctgctgccaagttttctttttctcagCAACAGCTCCATCTTTCTAGGGGTTTGGGGGGGaggcagaaataaaaattccccAGCGGCAGAAAGTTCTGGAGCATGATTGACTGACGACGCACGTCtagtcaaataaaaatggcacatagaaataaaaaataaaatatgccaGCAACTTGGTCGCTCTgtgaatatttatgtaaataattcCATTGAATGGTGCAGTGCTCATTTGGACGACGTTTTCCGCAGACTTTTCGCTGAGTTTCCGCTgcgtaaatatttgaatatttctctgcttatttatttccttTGTGGCGATTTTCTCTTTGAATCAAGCGAACTTACAAAATGGCTGCAAGATTCATTCAGAACTTCGATATAATTAGGCCTCATTAGTGCTCAAAGTGTGCGAAAATTGGAGAATGTCATTTAAGGCTGCTGCAAATCccacacaaattgaaataaaatattcaacaagCTGAAAGAAACACACGCAAACAAGGTCTTTTTGGAATTCAAGGCTTTCTGCCGCCCCTTTCTTCTCGCCTTTGTTTGTTGTGCGGGGattgttgttaattaaaagctCACAAAAGTAGGTAACATGCATATTACACACGCTCACTCATTCAGCCTCACTCTCAATTGTTGCACATACCTATTAATTCGGCCCCAATGCcattgtgggtgtgtgtgtgagtgtggggcTTCCTTTTCCTTCGACACAACAATGCAATGGCGAGCATTGAGCATGATAACAATGAAGGACGCCACTGCACACATAAACttgccaaacaaacacaagGAAAGTGCGcaagccagcaacaacaaagagagTAAGATGAACAGCAACAATGAAACACACTAACACAAATCTTTATTTAAGcataacacaaaaaaacacgacaaaaaataaagaacgGCAGAAAGCACCCAATTCAATGGTGGAAGCCCACAAACACAGTGAAGCCCTGAAAAGAAGGCCGAGAATGGTTGAAAGAAAGACGGGCCGGAAGAAGGGGCCAACCGGGTGGCGAGTGAAAAAATTAGAACACTCAAGCGCCCCGGGATATGCAACACATAGCTGGAATAGCGACTTCTTCAAGGGCCTTCAACTTGCCCCACTGCTGCACTGGCACAGTTAATTTCCTACTTGTGGTTAACTTTTGAATGCTATTGAGAAAATATCAGTGGGCGGAGTGGTCAGTGAATCCTGTGGAATAAAGGACATATACTTGTATATGTCTTCAATCTGCTTATAATATTTGCCTCTGtttcttaatttttgtatCATAATCATTTTTGTAGTTATAAACTAGTCCTATTCAGCTgcattttctctcagtgcacttgCTATTGTGGCAATGCCATTGCAGCAGTCAACTGGATGGCCAGCCATTTCCGTTTCGATGTCTCCCGTTTAGTCGTATGGCAGTCAAGCCATTCCCTTCCACTCGATGCCAGTTTAAACTTGGCTTGGCACGGCctaaacacgcacacacacacacacacacactcgattTTCCGCCCTGTGCGGCAAAGTTTTCCCTAACTCCTTTGGGGCAAAAGAGGAGGAAAATCGAGAGAGGACGAGTctgccaaaaactttgcatCGCAAACTTTTCTGCATATATTTTCCACAAAACGGATGCTTGTTTTTCATGTCTGCTGGCTTATTTCGTTTTggggttttccatttttaggttttttattttcatcacCCCAGCCCATCCCTTTGCCAGCAAAAAGAAACCCCCCGCCGGCGGGCATATTCTATTAGAAAACCTCTTTCCATCCAGCTCTACCGATTTCAAATGCTTTAATCGCAATTTATCAAATTGGAAGAGGCCGAGTCGGGCTGAAAAGTTTCTGGCCTCGAAATTGGGGCATGGTAAGCGTTTAATTTGTCAGccatttgcttagttaaaAGTTTTTCAGTTTCCATTTACAATTCGAGCTGCTACATGCCTGGCTTTTTTTAAGGAACATTGCAGGGTTTTATTTCTCGATCGACAAGAAAACTGAAAGTCTGCATACAGACTCATGTGCATATGAGATATTCGCAAGGATTTAAGAAAGGATGTACATGATTTTTTAAGGGAAAAGGGACACGAAGGCTAACAAAAAAAGCTTTAGATAtgagaaaatggaaaaatgagaaaaaaaaggaaaattttcatttaagtttGCTTCTTCTAAATGGCTTCTAATTCAACCGATGCAGTGATATGCTTATGCTTATGCCGATGcttataataaaataactaCCAAACAtcttaaacatttaaacataaattttatattttttcttttaggATATCCCACCATGTAAGCAGCTGATGTGGAGCAAAGCGGAGCGATGAGGCGTCAAAATCTGACCACCACTGCAGCATGTCCTTGTCGGAACGGAATACACCCAGCCATGGGCAGGGAGCGGGGGCAGGAGGTGGGTCAGGGGGACTGGCGGGTGGAATGCACCGCCAGCGACCGCCGGACGTGGAGGAGGCGCTCTCCTCCATGCTCTGGACGCCCTATGAGCGCACACCCCTGCCCAGCTCATCGGAGGAGGaggccgaggaggaggacgacgacgagcgACTCAATCGCCAGCTGCGTAAGTCGCACAGCAGCTACGAGGCATCGGCCTTGAACCAGCcccaccacgcccacctccCGCTTTTCGCCCACCACCAGCAGGCGCTGGACAGCGGTTCCGCCCTGCTTCTGCCCCCCGTGCCTTCGTTTCCCCCGTTTAGTTTAAGCGCCTTCGACGCGGCCATCGCCGGCTTCGATCCCCTGGCCAAGGTGGGCTTCTCCGCCAGCGGTGTGGGTGGTCGGCGGAACCGCTACTCTTTCCCCGCCTACCAGGGAAGCCCCACCCGCACTTTAACTCAATGGTGCTCCACGGCCGCTACTTCGATCAAGGAGCCACCCTCCTACGACTCCCTGTACAACGCCTCCAGCTCGAAGATTGGAGCTCCTCCTGCCACGTCTCTGATCCTCAAGACCAGCGGGGAAGTGGGAGTGGCTCTCGAACCATGTGATAGATCGCAACGATCGCCaacgaaagcagcagcagaggatCAGAATCCAGATCAGGAAGGGGGTCACGATCGGGATCTGGATGAGACTGAATCCAAGGCTGCACCACTAACGGCTAAAGTTCCCGCTGGCTTGGGTCTACGGCGCTCCTTTACGGATGACTACATTTCGCAGGTAAGTGAAATCCATTTCCCTCAAAACCAATCAAAGTGTTTAGGACTCTTTGTTAATAAAGTATGACCTGGTTTCTATTTAGTGCACTCCTAAAAGTGTCACTTTTTATGAGGCATTAAGTGCAACTCCTTTTGGAGATACCAAGATTATGCTTACCTTTCAGCAATCACCTAGCGCCCTCTGCAGGTGCAAATGGAATAGCATATCCATACCACCCCTCCCGATACTTTCAGCTGCTTAATGGAGCACCATCAAATTTGATGTCAAGGGCTCAGCATGAATTACTTGGCGCCGCCAATGGGAAACTGTGGGACTCCAGCGCGAAATGGGAGCGCCAAGTCGAACTGTCGCCTTATCGAGCTCATTGACAGCCCCGTACTCCGCGCTATATCCCCCCCGCACCGCACCGTATAGCACCGCTACCATCCTATTGTAACCCCGATAAGGGCTAATGCTTCACTTAGGCCCTTAAGTGCCGCTAGCATCCCTCGCCGATAAGCGCCATATGTTGCCTATCAGCATCGAATGTTGGTCTTGGTCCGTcgagggggcgggggcggtCTGCGAAATAGAGGGACGGGGGTGGGGTTTTGTTTCcacatattaaattttatatgcatatgcataaaGAACGGCATGGAGTACTCTCGCATAGGGGCTCACATGTGGCTGTGTTTTCTGTGCACACttcataatttgtttatgtggCGTCAGCGAAACGGAAAATTGACCGCACAAAAATGACAAACAAGCAACAAAGGCGGTGGTGGGCTGAGAAATGGGGTGGGGAGAGTGCATGACAATGGTTTCACAAAAGGGGACGGGGGGATAGGGAGGTTTCTCCCTATATCAGTTTTCATTTTGGGAAAACTAATAATGCTATCAAAATACGCGGAGTCGTAACAATTGCACGAAACAACATATAAAAATGCCATAACATTAAACGGTTTTACAATTTGTACCTACGTATGCAAATCGATGTTAGAAGAGGAGAATCGATTGGATTTTTGAATGGCACATGAATATACCCTACACTCTTATGTAGGTTATTTTCTGGTACACGTAATCCAATTAAAGAAACTACTGTTTCCAAATGAAACATCCAATGTTCTCAGAACTCTGGTATTTCTAATCCATGGATGTTCATGGCTGGCCAAATCTAATAAGCAGTGACAAATGGCTCAGAGTGACTACTTCTTCAATTCGTGTACCCTCGTGCTCCacattttcccccttttccgGCACATATCACTGCTTATATGCGTGGCTTTTGACGACTGACTCATGACGAGAGGTTTATGGACGAGACGTAATGAAGTTGCCGGAGCTTTTCCAACTGGCAGGCACCGTTAGCCGAGGATGAGTTTGGTTTTTCGGCACCCAGCCCCCCTTGGAAAAACCCCCCTCGCCTAacgcatgttgctgctgtgatTGCAACGCACTCGAGAGCAACGCAATCGCAGTGCACAAGACTGAGCAGCATTAGAACAATAAATTCGAGCGGATTCGAAGGGGAAATGAAGGGGATGGCTGGGTGGATGGCTAACAGTAAATCACATTATATTTCTGTGACGTAATTAATGCAAGTAACACAGCGTAACATAATTAGAACCCACACAGAACCGAGCAGAGATGCGTGTATATCCGCATTTGGCTTTTAACCCACATCATGTCGATGGGGATTGGGTTAGGGTATGGGTTAGGGTTTCGGTTAGGGACCAACAGCTTTATCAGCACTtcgcaggcagcagcagccacaacaacaccagcaatTACTTGTGAcggttttatgtttatgcgttggcttaattaattcaattaagcgCGCATTTATGCTTCGCCCGAAGGATCCCAAACGGGTACCCACCTCGCCACCTTTTTGGCGGGAAAATGCTGGTGGAAAATGAGACCCACTGGCAGCGGGTAATCCCCCAGCAATTAGCATTAATTACGACTGGAAACGTAAATCTTGTCACTCGCTATATGCAAAACGTACTCATGctcatctctctctctctctcttcctctcTTTTCCACCTCTCTCCCGCAGAATTGCGATCCATTCACGCCAGCAACTGCAACGcagcacaacagcaacactgAGACAACGGCAACGGAAACACAAAGCCCAGCAACGAATGCAAGATCACAACAAAGCGAGGAAAACCCAGGCAGCAGCGCAGCGAATTGCATTATCAATGAACAGAGAGATGaggcagcaactgcaacagcgacatcagcagcagcagctgccgcagcggcagcagggGCAGAGAATGAGGAAACCAGCTCGGTGGCAGTGCAGGTCAGTCAACCTGTTTCCTGTGCCGCCAGAGAGCGCAGAGAGCTGCTGAGAGCCAGCAACACGAACACAGCAgcgagcagcaacagcagcgccagcaacaTCAGCTACGCGAGCAACATCAGCGGCGAGCGCTCAGCGATCAGTCTCTCGGCAACTTTCGGCGGGCCAACACTGTACAgcgcgagcagcagcaaccggaATTgctacaacagcagcagcagcactagCAGCAACTATCGCCCACTGTACGattcgagcagcagcagcgtgcTGCGGCCCAACAAATGTTTGGCAGAACTCGAGCGTCTCTATGCCGAATTTCGCGCGAGTGAAAGCAGATTCGAGCGGGGTCTGAGCCAGTGCCAGTTGGACATTGAAAACGCCAACGCCACCGACACCGTTAGCGAAATGCGTCTAAATGTGCCAGCCACTGCGGCAGCGGAGACTGTTGCTAGTtgtagcaacagcagcagcagcaacaacaacagcagcagcagtgtgTTCCTCAATGTgtccggcagcagcagcaccgaCAGCGGCGACAATCAAGTTGTCGATGAGGCTAGGAGCATCAGCAACATTGCTGTgctgccagcaacagcaactgcaacaacaacaacagccacttCCAAGTCCTGCCAGCGACAGCCGAGCCTAACGATCCAagtgaacaacaacaacaataacaacggcAACACTAACGGTACTAG
This window contains:
- the LOC6734653 gene encoding serine-rich adhesin for platelets isoform X3 — encoded protein: MSLSERNTPSHGQGAGAGGGSGGLAGGMHRQRPPDVEEALSSMLWTPYERTPLPSSSEEEAEEEDDDERLNRQLRKSHSSYEASALNQPHHAHLPLFAHHQQALDSGSALLLPPVPSFPPFSLSAFDAAIAGFDPLAKVGFSASGVGGRRNRYSFPAYQGSPTRTLTQWCSTAATSIKEPPSYDSLYNASSSKIGAPPATSLILKTSGEVGVALEPCDRSQRSPTKAAAEDQNPDQEGGHDRDLDETESKAAPLTAKVPAGLGLRRSFTDDYISQNCDPFTPATATQHNSNTETTATETQSPATNARSQQSEENPGSSAANCIINEQRDEAATATATSAAAAAAAAAGAENEETSSVAVQVSQPVSCAARERRELLRASNTNTAASSNSSASNISYASNISGERSAISLSATFGGPTLYSASSSNRNCYNSSSSTSSNYRPLYDSSSSSVLRPNKCLAELERLYAEFRASESRFERGLSQCQLDIENANATDTVSEMRLNVPATAAAETVASCSNSSSSNNNSSSSVFLNVSGSSSTDSGDNQVVDEARSISNIAVLPATATATTTTATSKSCQRQPSLTIQVNNNNNNNGNTNGTSNGNRVSVASPTSIVNNNNGVCVVNCSYTPSSSSNNNNSSSSSCISNTTNSNISNNNSVVEINKCVPAAKVFSASVQNQNRLNNNSSCPKGDQQHVAAASTASNNNHVQPDNSVNIISVNASSSSNNNNHPRTFTSTECQTDDLLASTSSNLQQQQQQQQIRTREQRRKERRERRQQQQQQQQFQPHHARRHPPPPPPPQLHPPPHLHHPHPHPLPHPHPAAMGLARALLPDILHAHYPPPYTALPVPVAMSAAPPPPPPATAVAASAAAAAAQQPAHASPAPPPALTSVISTVPLPGPLPAPLMNDGRFTLPLPIMRSLSFLGG
- the LOC6734653 gene encoding serine-rich adhesin for platelets isoform X2, with translation MSLSERNTPSHGQGAGAGGGSGGLAGGMHRQRPPDVEEALSSMLWTPYERTPLPSSSEEEAEEEDDDERLNRQLRKSHSSYEASALNQPHHAHLPLFAHHQQALDSGSALLLPPVPSFPPFSLSAFDAAIAGFDPLAKVGFSASGVGGRRNRYSFPAYQGSPTRTLTQWCSTAATSIKEPPSYDSLYNASSSKIGAPPATSLILKTSGEVGVALEPCDRSQRSPTKAAAEDQNPDQEGGHDRDLDETESKAAPLTAKVPAGLGLRRSFTDDYISQNCDPFTPATATQHNSNTETTATETQSPATNARSQQSEENPGSSAANCIINEQRDEAATATATSAAAAAAAAAGAENEETSSVAVQVSQPVSCAARERRELLRASNTNTAASSNSSASNISYASNISGERSAISLSATFGGPTLYSASSSNRNCYNSSSSTSSNYRPLYDSSSSSVLRPNKCLAELERLYAEFRASESRFERGLSQCQLDIENANATDTVSEMRLNVPATAAAETVASCSNSSSSNNNSSSSVFLNVSGSSSTDSGDNQVVDEARSISNIAVLPATATATTTTATSKSCQRQPSLTIQVNNNNNNNGNTNGTSNGNRVSVASPTSIVNNNNGVCVVNCSYTPSSSSNNNNSSSSSCISNTTNSNISNNNSVVEINKCVPAAKVFSASVQNQNRLNNNSSCPKGDQQHVAAASTASNNNHVQPDNSVNIISVNASSSSNNNNHPRTFTSTECQTDDLLASTSSNLQQQQQQQQIRTREQRRKERRERRQQQQQQQQFQPHHARRHPPPPPPPQLHPPPHLHHPHPHPLPHPHPAAMGLARALLPDILHAHYPPPYTALPVPVAMSAAPPPPPPATAVAASAAAAAAQQPAHASPAPPPALTSVISTVPLPGPLPAPLMNDGRFTLPLPIMRRCKKKAKVFQPQLFGGIRRSRSTLCRPDQE